One genomic segment of Streptomyces sp. RKND-216 includes these proteins:
- a CDS encoding ABC transporter permease: protein MSAYAALTTAGYRAYTRDKTTLFFSFAFPLLFLVVFGLIFSGQDVDQSGKPYISYIAPGVLSWGVANSAVFWIGFVLMQWRRDDLLRLIRMTPTRLPTVLGSRYVLALAVGVAQTVLFVGVAMLPAFGLEVDGRVLLMIPVLILGVTAFLALGVIVGTYGKTPEAVAAIANCIMVPMAFLSGAFFPIDAMPEWIQTGSHVLPLRWFNEGVSVALLGDGSTADVALACAGLTGFTVLFGLVALRTFRWSDRA, encoded by the coding sequence ATGAGTGCGTACGCGGCGCTGACCACGGCCGGCTACCGGGCCTACACGCGCGACAAGACCACCCTGTTCTTCTCCTTCGCCTTCCCGCTGCTCTTCCTCGTCGTCTTCGGCCTGATCTTCTCCGGCCAGGACGTCGACCAGAGCGGCAAGCCCTACATCAGCTACATCGCTCCCGGCGTGCTCTCCTGGGGCGTCGCCAACTCCGCCGTGTTCTGGATCGGCTTCGTCCTCATGCAGTGGCGGCGGGACGACCTGCTGCGCCTCATCCGCATGACGCCCACCCGCCTGCCCACCGTGCTCGGCTCGCGCTACGTACTGGCGCTCGCCGTCGGCGTGGCGCAGACCGTGCTGTTCGTCGGCGTCGCGATGCTTCCCGCGTTCGGCCTGGAGGTCGACGGCCGGGTGCTGTTGATGATCCCGGTGCTGATCCTCGGCGTGACCGCGTTCCTCGCGCTCGGCGTCATCGTCGGCACGTACGGGAAGACGCCGGAGGCCGTCGCCGCCATCGCCAACTGCATCATGGTGCCGATGGCGTTCCTGTCCGGCGCGTTCTTCCCCATCGACGCCATGCCGGAGTGGATCCAGACCGGCTCCCACGTGCTCCCGCTGCGCTGGTTCAACGAGGGTGTGTCCGTCGCGCTGCTCGGTGACGGCAGCACCGCAGACGTCGCGCTGGCCTGTGCCGGGCTCACCGGCTTCACCGTCCTCTTCGGGCTGGTCGCACTGCGCACCTTCCGCTGGAGCGACCGCGCATGA
- a CDS encoding M50 family metallopeptidase, whose amino-acid sequence MTAPAERTGGAAPGAAPGPHRRPGAARQGATAEYRPQLRPGVLLGDAVLRGDRFVHLVKNTGDGRSFELGPREHHLLSRMDGTRTLAELGRGYAETFGRRLGDGNWTQLLTLLGSRGLLVGGPAADPPEEEAKPSTGTLRMVADADATARRLHRAVGFLLHPLCLLPLLAAVLAMETMLVLRADEVLEGTAATFANPVLITGAALLMWLSTALHELAHGVVAVRFGGTVGEIGLRWKPVPIMYCSVENYLFLPRRRDRIFTAVAGAVANLLFLLPFCALWLFVPVDDATHDGLAGLLLIGTVQALAMLLPLPPLDGYKVVSQAAGATALAASSRDYLRLALRRDPAAKRYPRRARAVYTAYGLGSTAVVAGLAVLAALLVASLFHP is encoded by the coding sequence GTGACCGCGCCCGCCGAGCGGACCGGGGGCGCGGCACCGGGGGCGGCGCCGGGCCCGCACCGGCGGCCGGGCGCCGCGCGGCAGGGAGCCACCGCGGAGTACCGCCCGCAGCTGAGGCCCGGGGTGCTGCTCGGCGACGCCGTGCTGCGCGGCGACCGCTTCGTCCACCTGGTGAAGAACACCGGCGACGGCCGGTCGTTCGAACTCGGCCCGCGGGAGCACCACCTGCTCTCCCGGATGGACGGCACCCGCACCCTGGCCGAGCTGGGGCGCGGGTACGCGGAGACGTTCGGGCGGCGGCTCGGCGACGGCAACTGGACCCAGCTGCTCACCCTGCTCGGCAGCCGCGGCCTGCTGGTGGGCGGCCCCGCCGCCGACCCGCCGGAGGAGGAGGCGAAGCCGTCCACCGGCACGCTGCGCATGGTCGCCGACGCCGACGCCACCGCCCGTAGGCTGCACCGCGCGGTCGGCTTCCTGCTGCACCCCCTGTGCCTGCTGCCGCTGCTCGCCGCCGTCCTCGCGATGGAGACGATGCTGGTGCTCCGCGCGGACGAGGTCCTCGAAGGGACCGCCGCCACGTTCGCGAACCCGGTGCTCATCACCGGCGCCGCGCTGCTGATGTGGCTGTCCACGGCCCTGCACGAGCTGGCGCACGGTGTGGTCGCCGTGCGCTTCGGCGGCACCGTCGGCGAGATCGGGCTGCGCTGGAAACCGGTCCCGATCATGTACTGCAGCGTGGAGAACTACCTCTTCCTGCCCCGCCGCCGGGACCGGATCTTCACCGCGGTCGCCGGGGCGGTGGCGAACCTGCTGTTCCTGCTGCCGTTCTGCGCGCTCTGGCTGTTCGTCCCCGTCGACGACGCCACCCACGACGGGCTGGCCGGGCTGCTGCTCATCGGCACCGTCCAGGCGCTGGCCATGCTGCTCCCGTTGCCGCCGCTGGACGGCTACAAGGTGGTGAGCCAGGCCGCCGGCGCCACCGCCCTGGCCGCCTCCAGCCGCGACTACCTGCGCCTCGCCCTGCGCCGCGACCCCGCGGCGAAGCGGTACCCGCGCCGTGCCCGTGCCGTCTACACCGCCTACGGGCTCGGCTCCACCGCCGTGGTCGCCGGGCTGGCGGTCCTCGCCGCCCTGCTCGTCGCCTCGCTGTTCCACCCCTGA
- a CDS encoding TOMM precursor leader peptide-binding protein, whose product MTTTPTVPPPADAAASPGPRALESARAHLQRELDPRYVQFPACAADAGPQPLVVPLGAADVLGDAAGDRYAAVRPHATVHLTARAVLIGPWGGDAEATGCGRCLGMRWQRLRSRSEREALEGRQPLQGAEDWPLLTPFAVDAVRAAWSSAFGPVHESDPTPAGPVAALRPPRAVPTSPGAEGLPRVTRVDLATLALATFPMLPEPLCPHCVQRVPDTREAGRIPLGPAPKPDPEGYRVRPLESFPLPGDALANPVCGALGSGTWINPASTTTAPVAGSVFVRGYAGLNDVTFSGQASRYTTSRLLTYLEGLERYAGTHRRRPEQPVVASLDALRSAGEPVLDPAACGFYAPETYATDPMVSPFDPARAIPWLWGHSLRDDRPILVPARLVHYSAGVAADNFVFECSNGCATGGSPVEAMLFALLELIERDAFLLAWHTRTPLTEVDLGSCTGRTVRSLLDRAGMHGYDVRAYDTRMDLPVPVVTGLAVRRDGGPGTLSFGAAAGFDPEDAVESALSEVLTYIPHLPYQVTERQAELEAMAADFGRVLHLKDHAQLHGLPGMAHHSREFLEPAGRGGIPELFADWYRERPSTGDLVDDLRLLVDALAGAGHDVIAVDQTAPEQRRMGLHTVCATVPGLLPLDFGWNRQRVLRTPRLLTGLRQAGRRADDLPAADVKRVPHPFP is encoded by the coding sequence ATGACGACGACGCCGACCGTGCCGCCGCCCGCGGACGCCGCCGCCTCGCCGGGGCCGCGCGCGCTGGAGTCCGCGCGCGCCCACCTGCAGCGCGAACTCGACCCCCGCTACGTGCAGTTCCCCGCCTGCGCCGCCGACGCCGGACCGCAGCCGCTGGTGGTGCCGCTCGGCGCGGCGGACGTGCTCGGCGACGCCGCCGGCGACCGGTACGCCGCGGTGCGGCCGCACGCGACCGTGCACCTCACCGCCCGCGCCGTACTCATCGGGCCGTGGGGCGGCGATGCGGAGGCCACCGGCTGCGGGCGGTGCCTCGGCATGCGCTGGCAGCGGCTGCGCAGCCGCTCCGAACGCGAGGCCCTGGAGGGACGGCAGCCCCTGCAGGGCGCCGAGGACTGGCCGTTGCTCACACCGTTCGCGGTGGACGCCGTACGTGCCGCCTGGTCGTCGGCGTTCGGCCCGGTGCACGAGTCGGACCCGACCCCGGCCGGTCCGGTGGCCGCGCTGCGGCCGCCCCGGGCCGTACCGACGTCACCCGGAGCCGAAGGACTGCCGCGGGTGACACGCGTCGACCTGGCCACGCTCGCCCTGGCCACCTTCCCGATGCTCCCCGAACCGCTGTGCCCGCACTGCGTGCAGCGTGTGCCGGACACCCGCGAGGCGGGCCGGATACCGCTCGGCCCGGCGCCCAAGCCGGACCCGGAGGGCTACCGCGTCCGGCCGCTGGAGTCGTTCCCGCTGCCCGGTGACGCGCTGGCCAACCCGGTGTGCGGCGCCCTCGGCTCGGGCACCTGGATCAACCCGGCCTCGACCACCACCGCCCCCGTCGCGGGCAGCGTCTTCGTACGCGGCTACGCCGGGCTCAACGACGTGACCTTCAGCGGTCAGGCCAGCCGCTACACCACCAGTCGGCTGCTCACCTACCTGGAGGGTCTGGAACGCTACGCCGGCACCCATCGTCGTCGTCCCGAACAGCCCGTCGTCGCCTCCCTCGACGCCCTCCGGTCGGCCGGGGAGCCGGTGCTGGACCCCGCCGCGTGCGGCTTCTACGCCCCGGAGACCTACGCCACCGACCCCATGGTCAGCCCCTTCGACCCGGCCCGGGCGATCCCCTGGCTGTGGGGCCACTCGCTGCGCGACGACCGGCCGATCCTGGTGCCGGCCCGGCTGGTGCACTACAGCGCGGGTGTGGCGGCGGACAACTTCGTCTTCGAGTGCTCCAACGGCTGTGCCACCGGCGGCAGTCCGGTGGAGGCGATGCTGTTCGCGCTGCTGGAGCTGATCGAGCGGGACGCCTTCCTGCTGGCCTGGCACACCCGCACTCCGCTCACCGAGGTCGACCTCGGCTCCTGCACCGGCCGCACCGTGCGGTCGCTGCTGGACCGGGCCGGCATGCACGGCTACGACGTGCGGGCCTACGACACGCGCATGGACCTGCCGGTCCCCGTGGTCACCGGGCTCGCGGTGCGCCGGGACGGCGGCCCGGGCACGCTGTCCTTCGGTGCGGCCGCCGGGTTCGACCCGGAGGACGCCGTCGAGTCCGCGCTCTCCGAGGTGCTCACCTACATCCCGCATCTGCCGTACCAGGTCACCGAGCGGCAGGCGGAACTGGAGGCGATGGCAGCGGACTTCGGCCGCGTCCTGCACCTCAAGGACCACGCCCAGCTGCACGGTCTGCCCGGCATGGCGCACCACTCGCGGGAGTTCCTGGAACCGGCCGGACGCGGCGGCATCCCGGAGCTGTTCGCCGACTGGTACCGGGAACGGCCGAGCACCGGCGACCTCGTGGACGACCTGCGGCTGCTCGTCGACGCGCTGGCCGGCGCCGGCCACGACGTCATCGCGGTGGACCAGACGGCGCCCGAGCAGCGGCGGATGGGCCTGCACACGGTCTGCGCGACCGTTCCCGGGCTGCTGCCGCTCGACTTCGGCTGGAACCGGCAGCGGGTGCTGCGGACGCCCCGGCTGCTCACCGGGCTCAGACAGGCGGGCAGACGGGCCGACGACCTGCCGGCAGCCGACGTCAAACGCGTACCGCACCCGTTCCCGTAA
- a CDS encoding lantibiotic dehydratase C-terminal domain-containing protein translates to MNAEVTASGTAAPAGTDAAARAASGGEQRGAWQATHVFYAANPRPLLLQCVRPLVRELDADGLLANWFFINYWLEGPHVRLRVRPSSPEAEPEVRRRTEEAIDAFLAERPALYEVDTGFLNEFYNALFDIEFPDAERSPYTDDEGRMNLRPNNSRHAMPYDPEYAKYGGPAGIELAEWHFRYSSELVLDAFRTKNLHLRTVLLGTSAQLMMVMAACFLPDEEDLADFLDDYYHFWHKAFPGTGFIGDKEYENNYAATAPSLSRMFGAIRSALAAGEDEKLPDFLAGWAAHCRELRDRVRELAVDGALVFGFDKGAREKRITDPDGALKVLLSPYMHMTNNRLHVTIRDEAYLSHVLHRVLREDGSGGAT, encoded by the coding sequence GTGAACGCCGAAGTGACCGCCTCCGGCACCGCAGCCCCCGCCGGTACGGACGCCGCCGCGAGGGCCGCGTCCGGCGGGGAGCAGCGGGGCGCCTGGCAGGCCACCCACGTCTTCTACGCCGCCAACCCCCGCCCGCTCCTGCTCCAGTGCGTCCGCCCGCTGGTGCGGGAACTGGACGCAGACGGGCTGCTCGCCAACTGGTTCTTCATCAACTACTGGCTGGAGGGCCCGCACGTGCGGCTGCGGGTGCGGCCGTCCTCGCCCGAGGCGGAGCCGGAGGTGCGGCGCCGCACCGAGGAGGCGATCGACGCCTTCCTCGCCGAACGCCCGGCGCTGTACGAGGTGGACACCGGCTTCCTCAACGAGTTCTACAACGCGCTGTTCGACATCGAGTTCCCGGACGCCGAACGCAGCCCGTACACCGACGACGAGGGCCGGATGAACCTGCGGCCCAACAACTCGCGGCACGCCATGCCGTACGACCCGGAGTACGCCAAGTACGGCGGCCCGGCCGGGATCGAGCTGGCCGAGTGGCACTTCCGGTACTCCAGCGAACTGGTCCTGGACGCCTTCCGCACCAAGAACCTGCACCTGCGCACCGTGCTGCTGGGCACGTCGGCGCAGCTGATGATGGTGATGGCCGCCTGTTTCCTGCCCGACGAGGAGGACCTGGCGGACTTCCTGGACGACTACTACCACTTCTGGCACAAGGCGTTCCCCGGCACGGGATTCATCGGGGACAAGGAGTACGAGAACAACTACGCGGCCACGGCGCCGTCGTTGTCCCGCATGTTCGGCGCGATCCGTTCGGCGCTCGCGGCCGGGGAGGACGAGAAGCTGCCCGACTTCCTCGCCGGCTGGGCCGCCCACTGCCGCGAACTGCGCGACCGGGTGCGGGAACTGGCCGTCGACGGCGCACTGGTCTTCGGCTTCGACAAGGGAGCGCGCGAGAAGCGCATCACCGACCCGGACGGGGCCCTGAAGGTCCTCCTCTCCCCGTACATGCACATGACGAACAACCGGCTGCACGTGACCATCCGGGACGAGGCCTACCTCTCCCACGTGCTGCACCGCGTGCTGCGGGAGGACGGATCCGGAGGCGCGACGTGA
- a CDS encoding ABC transporter ATP-binding protein has protein sequence MTDVHKRYGDTRAVDGVSLTVRRGEFLGLLGPNGAGKTTLVEIMEGLRQADSGTVGVLGTSPWPRNLALLPRIGLQTQASAFFVRLTAREHLRTVAALYGAARDAAERTLAVVGLTEQGDTQVEGLSGGQRQRLAIASALVHGPELIFLDEPTAALDPQARRDLWQVLRDLKGEGRTIVYTTHHLDEAETLCDRVAIIVNGRITALDTPARLVAAGSGNTRLLVPADRLTEARARELPGVLDVQVDGDVVVLETTEAGPLLSAVEAVAGLQGVRTRTASLEDVYLQLTATGDR, from the coding sequence CTGACCGACGTGCACAAGCGCTACGGCGACACCCGCGCCGTCGACGGCGTCTCCCTCACCGTCCGCCGCGGTGAGTTCCTCGGACTGCTCGGCCCCAACGGCGCGGGGAAGACCACGCTGGTGGAGATCATGGAAGGGCTGCGGCAGGCCGACTCCGGCACCGTCGGCGTCCTCGGCACGTCGCCCTGGCCCCGCAACCTGGCGCTGCTGCCCCGCATCGGCCTGCAGACCCAGGCGTCGGCCTTCTTCGTCCGCCTCACCGCGCGCGAGCACCTGCGGACCGTCGCCGCGCTGTACGGCGCCGCCCGCGACGCCGCCGAACGCACCCTCGCCGTGGTCGGCCTCACCGAACAGGGCGACACCCAGGTGGAGGGCCTGTCCGGCGGCCAGCGGCAGCGGCTGGCCATCGCCTCGGCGCTGGTGCACGGCCCGGAGCTGATCTTCCTCGACGAGCCCACCGCCGCCCTCGACCCGCAGGCCCGCCGCGACCTGTGGCAGGTGCTGCGCGACCTCAAGGGCGAGGGTCGCACGATCGTCTACACCACTCACCACCTCGACGAGGCCGAGACGCTGTGCGACCGCGTCGCGATCATCGTGAACGGCCGCATCACCGCACTGGACACGCCCGCCCGGCTGGTCGCCGCCGGCAGCGGCAACACCCGCCTGCTCGTGCCCGCCGACCGGCTCACCGAGGCCCGCGCCCGCGAACTCCCCGGCGTGCTCGACGTGCAGGTCGACGGCGACGTGGTGGTGCTGGAAACCACCGAGGCGGGCCCCCTGCTCAGCGCCGTCGAGGCGGTCGCCGGGCTCCAGGGCGTCCGCACCCGCACCGCCAGCCTGGAGGACGTCTACCTGCAACTCACCGCGACCGGCGACCGCTGA
- a CDS encoding amidohydrolase: MQHARNAYPKEALMATAAVADPAGADPGPGPRGPAVPSGVLRAALELYLDLHAHPELSGAESRTAARFADALERAGCTVTRGVGGHGVVGVLTSAPSGDGNGRPPGPTVLLRAELDALPVAENTALPYASSVPGVMHACGHDLHLAALYGAVAMLAARRERWRGTVLVVGQPAEETLDGARAMLEDGLYARFGVPDVVLAQHTAPLPAGTVAHGDGPVLAGSTALDVRIHGRGGHGGAPQLTVDPVVTAAAAVLRLQTVVSRETAPAEQAVLTVGALHAGERANLVPESAALSVGLRAFSPGALARMETAVERIVRGECAAGGCPREPEFAVAARSPVLQPDADLTTTLRGGHARLLGTARVLPWQAGTAAEDFAWFGAAGADVHGAAGVRTAYWMLGVTGARTWRAAARAHAGGAYGIRGEARGVPANHAPEFAPDVRVALPTGIAAMCDGAEAILDVPEGETCR, from the coding sequence GTGCAGCACGCTCGGAACGCGTACCCGAAGGAGGCGCTGATGGCCACGGCGGCGGTCGCGGACCCGGCGGGCGCGGACCCGGGCCCCGGCCCGCGCGGTCCGGCCGTGCCCTCCGGTGTCCTGCGCGCCGCCCTGGAGCTGTACCTGGATCTGCACGCCCATCCCGAGCTGTCCGGTGCGGAGTCGCGCACAGCCGCCCGGTTCGCCGACGCCCTGGAGCGTGCCGGCTGCACGGTGACGCGGGGGGTGGGCGGGCACGGCGTGGTCGGCGTGCTGACGTCCGCCCCATCCGGGGACGGGAACGGACGCCCGCCCGGCCCCACCGTGCTGCTGCGCGCGGAGCTGGACGCGCTCCCCGTCGCCGAGAACACCGCCCTCCCCTACGCCAGTTCGGTGCCCGGGGTGATGCACGCCTGCGGCCACGACCTGCATCTCGCGGCGCTGTACGGCGCCGTGGCGATGCTCGCCGCCCGCCGGGAACGCTGGCGCGGCACCGTGCTCGTCGTCGGCCAGCCGGCCGAGGAGACCCTGGACGGCGCCCGGGCCATGCTCGAGGACGGCCTCTACGCACGCTTCGGCGTCCCCGACGTCGTGCTCGCCCAGCACACCGCGCCGCTGCCGGCGGGCACGGTCGCCCACGGCGACGGACCGGTGCTGGCGGGCAGCACCGCGCTGGACGTCCGCATCCACGGCCGCGGCGGGCACGGGGGTGCGCCGCAGCTGACCGTCGACCCGGTGGTCACAGCCGCCGCGGCCGTACTGCGCCTGCAGACCGTGGTGTCGCGGGAGACCGCGCCCGCCGAGCAGGCCGTGCTGACCGTCGGCGCGCTGCACGCGGGCGAACGGGCCAACCTCGTTCCCGAGTCGGCCGCCCTGTCGGTCGGCCTGCGCGCCTTCTCCCCGGGCGCGCTGGCGCGGATGGAGACGGCCGTCGAACGGATCGTGCGCGGCGAGTGCGCGGCGGGCGGCTGCCCGCGCGAACCGGAGTTCGCCGTCGCCGCGCGCTCACCCGTCCTGCAGCCCGACGCGGACCTGACGACCACCCTGCGGGGTGGCCATGCGCGTCTGCTGGGGACGGCGCGGGTACTCCCGTGGCAGGCTGGAACCGCGGCCGAGGACTTCGCGTGGTTCGGGGCCGCGGGCGCGGACGTGCACGGCGCTGCCGGAGTGCGTACCGCGTACTGGATGCTGGGGGTGACCGGGGCCCGCACATGGCGGGCCGCCGCGCGAGCGCATGCCGGCGGTGCGTACGGCATACGTGGCGAAGCGCGCGGCGTTCCGGCCAATCACGCACCGGAGTTCGCGCCGGACGTGCGTGTCGCGCTGCCCACGGGC
- a CDS encoding thiazolylpeptide-type bacteriocin, whose protein sequence is MAEKTQLATLADEILELESETFEISDYSDAAEVVLAGSTSCSSTSTCSSTTSTTSCSA, encoded by the coding sequence ATGGCTGAGAAGACGCAGCTCGCCACGCTCGCCGACGAGATCCTGGAGCTCGAATCGGAGACCTTCGAGATCTCGGACTACTCCGACGCGGCCGAGGTCGTCCTGGCCGGTTCCACCTCCTGCTCGTCGACCTCGACCTGCTCCAGCACCACCAGCACCACCTCCTGCAGCGCCTGA